A section of the Pseudomonas fluorescens genome encodes:
- a CDS encoding acyl-CoA synthetase, whose amino-acid sequence MATPVSLARLSDIQAMEQQCPLAQRDLPSSTYALLQRAAERFADRPALCFLATGSIEDQPWRISYAELFAKVTQTANALHRLGVRPGQAVSFLLPNLVQTHFVIWGGEAAGIVNAINPLLEPEHIAELIRASNTSVLVTLAPFPGTDLWQKVVALTDLLAQMPTVVTVDLANLLPEPQRSTLKAQRAPMPAGVLDFDELLAAAPAGYLESGRVIQPDDIASYFHTGGTTGTPKLAPHTHFNEVAMAEIIGLHGRYGPDDVLLCGLPLFHVNGVMVSGLAAFHHGAQVLLPGPQGYRNPTLIKDFWRLVERYRVSSFSGVPTIYAALLQIPNEGIDVSTLRFALCGAAPMPVELIRQFEARTGLRIIEGYGLTEGTCATACNPYEGERRPGSIGLRLPYCEVKVAVLDSDGNYLRDAATDEPGTLCLRGPTVFKGYLQPDKNTGIWLDGDWFNTGDLGRVDGDGYIWLTGRSKDLIIRGGHNIDPQMIEEALHRHPAVALAAAVGKPDVKAGELPVVYIQLKAGEEASQAQLMEHAMQHIHERAAVPKDIWLVEQIPLTAVGKTFKPALRLDAVRRVFEYEVGQVVAGSQVQALSDERHGQRVDIHVPQLSAVQREQLEQRLSGFAVRYVLHCA is encoded by the coding sequence ATGGCCACCCCTGTTTCCCTCGCCCGGTTGAGTGATATCCAAGCCATGGAGCAACAATGTCCCTTGGCTCAACGTGACCTGCCGAGCAGTACCTACGCGTTGCTGCAACGTGCCGCCGAACGCTTTGCCGACCGGCCGGCCTTGTGTTTCCTGGCGACGGGCAGCATCGAGGACCAGCCCTGGCGCATCAGTTACGCCGAGCTTTTCGCCAAGGTCACGCAAACCGCCAATGCCTTGCATCGCTTGGGGGTGCGTCCGGGGCAGGCGGTGTCTTTCCTGCTCCCCAACCTGGTGCAGACCCACTTTGTGATTTGGGGCGGTGAGGCGGCGGGGATCGTCAACGCCATCAACCCGTTGCTGGAGCCTGAGCACATTGCCGAGTTGATTCGCGCATCCAATACCTCGGTGCTGGTCACGCTGGCGCCGTTCCCGGGCACGGACCTGTGGCAGAAGGTGGTTGCATTGACCGACCTGCTGGCGCAGATGCCGACGGTGGTGACGGTCGATCTCGCCAACCTGTTGCCAGAACCGCAACGCAGTACCTTGAAGGCTCAACGAGCACCGATGCCCGCAGGCGTACTGGATTTCGATGAGCTGCTCGCCGCCGCCCCGGCTGGTTATCTGGAGAGCGGGCGGGTCATCCAGCCGGATGACATCGCATCCTACTTTCATACCGGCGGCACCACCGGTACGCCAAAGCTGGCGCCCCACACCCACTTCAACGAGGTGGCGATGGCCGAGATCATTGGCTTGCATGGCCGGTATGGGCCGGACGATGTCTTGCTCTGCGGGTTGCCGCTGTTTCATGTCAATGGCGTGATGGTCTCTGGGCTTGCGGCCTTTCATCACGGGGCCCAGGTCTTGCTCCCCGGCCCCCAGGGATACCGCAACCCGACGTTGATCAAGGACTTCTGGCGGTTGGTGGAGCGCTACCGGGTCAGCAGTTTCAGCGGTGTGCCCACCATCTATGCGGCACTGCTGCAGATTCCCAACGAGGGTATTGATGTCTCCACCCTGCGCTTTGCACTCTGCGGTGCGGCCCCCATGCCGGTGGAGTTGATCCGCCAGTTCGAAGCCCGCACCGGGCTGCGCATCATTGAAGGCTACGGCCTGACTGAAGGCACCTGCGCCACCGCCTGCAACCCCTACGAGGGGGAACGTCGGCCCGGCTCCATTGGCTTGCGCCTGCCGTACTGCGAGGTCAAGGTCGCGGTGCTCGACAGCGACGGCAATTATTTGCGTGATGCGGCCACGGACGAGCCGGGCACCCTCTGCCTGCGCGGCCCGACGGTGTTCAAGGGGTATTTGCAGCCGGACAAGAACACAGGCATCTGGCTGGATGGCGATTGGTTCAACACCGGCGACTTGGGGCGGGTTGATGGCGATGGCTACATCTGGCTGACCGGTCGCAGCAAGGACCTGATTATTCGCGGCGGCCACAATATTGACCCGCAGATGATCGAAGAGGCGCTGCATCGCCATCCAGCCGTGGCCCTCGCCGCAGCGGTGGGCAAGCCTGATGTCAAGGCTGGAGAGCTGCCGGTGGTGTATATCCAGCTCAAGGCCGGCGAAGAGGCCAGCCAAGCCCAGTTGATGGAGCACGCCATGCAGCACATTCACGAGCGTGCTGCGGTACCCAAGGATATCTGGCTGGTGGAGCAGATCCCGCTGACTGCGGTGGGCAAGACCTTCAAGCCCGCCTTGCGCCTGGATGCCGTGCGTCGAGTGTTCGAGTACGAAGTGGGGCAGGTGGTTGCCGGCAGCCAGGTCCAGGCGCTGAGTGACGAGCGTCATGGGCAGCGGGTGGACATTCATGTGCCACAGCTCAGTGCTGTCCAGCGAGAGCAATTGGAGCAGCGCCTGAGCGGCTTTGCGGTACGTTATGTGCTGCATTGCGCATAA
- a CDS encoding transporter — MKTLSILALLLSLIALARADVKPDPGDYTALPQGTDVVVLYQQNPRGDKVYSGGKKVADNLDLDMSVGVLRLIHFTEFLNTGLTWDPQIVIPFGYQKTGASDSKHSGLGDITFGGTVWTLADLANNEHLGWSMFVTAPTGHDKNQGFALSNNRWALDFQVGYIKGLTDKITWDVIAETEFYGQQRATDAKKDPLLQLHNHLRYNFTPQTYAALSYRHNWGARETLDHETLATRRSNGTLGFTVATMLGKQVQVLGQLMRDTSVREGVKIDNSLQFRLAYFY, encoded by the coding sequence ATGAAGACACTTAGCATCCTGGCCCTTTTGCTCAGCTTGATTGCGTTGGCCCGGGCCGACGTCAAGCCGGACCCCGGCGACTACACGGCCTTGCCCCAGGGCACCGATGTAGTGGTGCTGTACCAGCAGAATCCGCGGGGCGACAAGGTTTACTCCGGCGGCAAGAAAGTCGCCGACAACCTGGACCTGGACATGAGCGTTGGGGTGTTGCGCCTGATCCACTTCACCGAGTTCCTCAATACCGGCCTGACTTGGGACCCGCAGATCGTCATACCCTTCGGCTACCAGAAGACCGGCGCCAGCGACAGCAAACACTCGGGGCTGGGTGACATTACGTTTGGTGGCACTGTGTGGACCCTCGCGGATCTGGCCAACAACGAGCATCTGGGCTGGTCAATGTTTGTCACCGCGCCCACCGGCCATGACAAGAACCAGGGGTTTGCCCTGAGCAACAATCGCTGGGCCCTGGATTTCCAGGTGGGCTACATCAAGGGGTTGACCGACAAAATCACCTGGGATGTGATTGCCGAGACTGAGTTCTACGGCCAACAGCGCGCCACCGACGCCAAAAAAGACCCGCTGCTGCAATTGCACAACCACCTGCGCTACAACTTCACCCCCCAGACGTATGCGGCGCTCTCCTATCGCCACAACTGGGGCGCACGCGAGACGCTGGACCATGAAACCCTGGCCACCCGCCGCAGCAATGGCACCCTGGGCTTTACCGTGGCCACGATGCTGGGCAAGCAGGTGCAGGTGCTGGGGCAGCTGATGCGTGATACGTCGGTGCGCGAAGGGGTGAAGATCGATAACTCGCTGCAGTTTCGCCTGGCGTATTTCTACTGA
- the feaR gene encoding transcriptional regulator FeaR, giving the protein MPALLHTRTEFADWNRDLRAVCGNFSTALSDRHRLFIGNVHGQDVCGLELAHIRTNAGLISRQHTRGDGDDDRHCFLILQSSGHQFIRQKDRLIELGPDDIALVDSARAFEIEPQGLVQNISVHLSREAVSRQFGQQRLFGKLARNSVPTHMIRALVRSLGEAQLSEGHGGKNDGPALEQALIGLAIAGLDERAEGQPGFACVGHDDIYGLATRLVEASLQETDLGPEYLARHLNVSVRQLYRLFEQRHESIARYIQQRRLERVAQDLRARDLRHESITQIAFKWGVVDAAHFSRAFKRHFQHAPRDFRQQPL; this is encoded by the coding sequence ATGCCTGCCTTGTTGCATACCCGCACCGAGTTTGCCGACTGGAACCGCGACTTGCGGGCGGTGTGCGGTAACTTCAGTACTGCGCTTTCTGACCGCCACCGCCTGTTTATCGGCAATGTTCATGGCCAGGACGTGTGTGGCCTGGAACTGGCGCATATCCGCACTAACGCAGGGCTGATCAGCCGCCAGCACACCCGTGGCGATGGGGATGACGACCGCCACTGTTTTTTGATCCTGCAGAGCAGTGGTCATCAGTTTATTCGGCAAAAAGACCGGCTGATCGAACTGGGGCCGGATGATATTGCCCTGGTGGATTCGGCCCGGGCCTTTGAGATCGAGCCGCAGGGCCTGGTGCAGAATATCTCGGTGCATCTGTCGCGCGAAGCCGTCAGCCGGCAGTTCGGCCAGCAGCGCCTGTTTGGCAAGCTGGCGCGCAACAGTGTGCCTACCCATATGATACGTGCCCTGGTGCGTTCGCTGGGCGAGGCCCAGTTGAGTGAGGGTCATGGCGGCAAGAACGATGGCCCGGCGTTGGAGCAGGCGCTGATCGGGCTGGCCATTGCCGGCCTGGACGAGCGTGCCGAGGGCCAGCCCGGGTTTGCCTGCGTGGGGCACGACGATATCTACGGCCTGGCCACGCGCCTGGTGGAAGCCTCCCTGCAAGAGACCGACCTTGGCCCCGAGTACCTGGCACGGCACCTGAATGTTTCGGTGCGCCAGCTTTACCGTCTGTTCGAGCAGCGCCATGAAAGTATTGCGCGCTACATCCAGCAACGCCGCCTGGAGCGGGTGGCGCAAGACCTGCGTGCGCGCGATTTGCGGCATGAGTCGATCACCCAGATCGCCTTCAAGTGGGGGGTTGTCGACGCCGCGCATTTCAGCCGGGCGTTCAAGCGGCATTTCCAACATGCGCCCCGGGACTTTCGCCAGCAGCCGCTATAG
- a CDS encoding amidase: MTQQTAIAQMSAVELLEHFRAKRLSPVEVTQDALARIERFNPQVNAYCYTDPQGALDTARASEKRWSKGQPTGALDGLPTSIKELTATRGMPTRKASLVIPGDGPWEVDAPITTFLRDAGAVILGKTTSPEFGWKGVTDSPLYGITRNPWDTRMTSGGSSGGAAVAASLNLGVLHQGSDAGGSIRIPSSFTGTFGFKPTFGYIPQWPASATTLISHLGPMTRTVDDAVLFLQTVARPDPRDGLLGAPRHTPWLPENTDLRGLRIAYSANLGYVQVDPQVARVVAQAVERLAQMGAQVEAVDPGFGDPLELFKTVAYAGAVDLAAQLDSEQKDLLDPGLRRFTEQCQHTTLVHFTAAQEARAALVARMNSFHSRYDLLVCPMMPITAFEAGHDVPPGSGLEDWMKWSPFSYPFNLTQQPAASVPCGFSSEGLPIGLQVVGARFADDQVLRVCRAYELAYPSAHPAVPVVKKQD, encoded by the coding sequence ATGACCCAACAGACCGCTATTGCGCAGATGAGCGCCGTCGAGTTGCTTGAACACTTTCGCGCCAAACGGCTGTCGCCGGTGGAAGTCACCCAGGATGCATTGGCCCGCATCGAGCGGTTCAACCCGCAGGTCAATGCGTACTGCTATACCGACCCGCAAGGCGCACTGGACACGGCGCGAGCGTCGGAAAAGCGTTGGTCCAAAGGCCAGCCCACGGGTGCGCTGGACGGCTTGCCCACTTCAATCAAGGAACTCACGGCAACTCGGGGCATGCCCACCCGCAAGGCCTCGCTGGTGATTCCGGGCGATGGGCCGTGGGAGGTCGATGCGCCGATCACCACGTTTTTGCGCGATGCGGGTGCCGTCATTTTGGGTAAGACCACCAGTCCGGAGTTCGGCTGGAAAGGTGTGACAGACAGCCCGCTCTACGGTATTACCCGCAACCCCTGGGATACGCGCATGACCTCTGGCGGGTCGTCCGGTGGCGCGGCAGTAGCGGCTTCGCTCAATCTAGGGGTGTTGCACCAGGGCAGCGATGCCGGGGGCTCGATTCGCATCCCCAGCAGCTTCACCGGGACCTTTGGCTTCAAGCCGACCTTTGGCTACATCCCCCAATGGCCGGCCAGCGCAACCACCCTGATTTCCCATCTGGGGCCCATGACGCGTACCGTGGACGATGCCGTGTTGTTTCTACAGACCGTGGCCCGGCCTGATCCCAGGGATGGTTTGCTGGGGGCGCCACGGCATACGCCCTGGTTGCCTGAAAACACCGACTTGCGCGGGCTGCGCATCGCCTACAGCGCGAACCTGGGCTATGTGCAGGTTGATCCGCAAGTGGCCCGTGTCGTGGCCCAGGCGGTTGAACGACTGGCGCAGATGGGCGCACAGGTAGAGGCCGTGGATCCGGGTTTCGGCGACCCGCTGGAATTGTTCAAAACCGTGGCTTACGCTGGGGCCGTGGACTTGGCCGCGCAACTGGACAGTGAACAGAAGGATTTACTGGACCCGGGGCTGCGGCGTTTTACCGAGCAGTGCCAGCACACAACCCTGGTGCATTTCACGGCAGCCCAGGAAGCACGGGCTGCGCTGGTCGCCCGGATGAATAGCTTCCACAGCCGCTATGACCTGCTGGTTTGCCCGATGATGCCCATCACCGCGTTCGAGGCGGGGCACGATGTACCGCCGGGCTCGGGGCTGGAGGATTGGATGAAGTGGTCGCCGTTCAGCTATCCGTTCAACCTTACCCAGCAGCCGGCAGCCTCGGTGCCTTGCGGGTTTTCGAGTGAGGGGCTGCCGATTGGCTTGCAGGTGGTGGGGGCACGGTTTGCCGACGATCAGGTGTTGCGAGTGTGTCGGGCCTATGAATTGGCATATCCCAGTGCGCACCCCGCGGTACCCGTGGTAAAAAAACAAGATTGA
- a CDS encoding PQQ-dependent dehydrogenase, methanol/ethanol family, with protein MNTRSLLLGTPLLMAACTSLALAGPAQVDGARIIAADREPGNWMSHGRTYDEQRYSPLDRVNADNVGQLGMAWTTKLDIDSGTEATPLVVDGVMYTTGAFSLVYAINAATGELLWKYDPKVPAENLSQGCCGPVNRGVAVWQGKVYVGSFDGRLIALDAGSGQPVWSVDTIIDRSKSYSITGAPRIVKGKVLIGNGGAEFGVRGYVTAYDADSGKQVWRFYTVPGDPKLPVENAAMANAMKTWDGDGWVKWGGGGTVWDSMAYDPQLDLLYVGTGNGSPWNYRLRSNGKGDNLYVSSILALRPDTGEYVWHYQVTPQDQWDFTATQPMILADIKIDGSVRKVLMQAPKNGFFYVLDRSNGKLLSANNFVPVNWASGIDLQTGRPILTGAADYSKAPKVVQPSFLGGHNWHPMSYSPKTGYVYIPAQYTLAELKAAKAPQFPGNKSVVNFGLDVPDLPEDPKALKQIRDAWSGELIAWDPVKQQAAWKQPYVSAGNGGTLATAGNLVFQGTADGRVVAYRADTGKPLWAHRANSGVMAGPVTYTVNGEQYVAFSVGWGGILPLLTGPLTNKGKVRAESRVIAFKLGATGELPPPKAAPVLPTTRQVLTATPKQLLQARDMFNGLCAGCHGLNAISGGVVPDLRYLDDNKHAAFPAFVSGALINKGMPNFSDILPREDMELLRQYLVKRTQDLHADLNAVH; from the coding sequence ATGAATACACGGAGCCTGCTGTTGGGCACGCCTTTGCTGATGGCCGCGTGCACTTCGCTCGCCTTGGCCGGGCCGGCCCAGGTCGATGGGGCGCGTATCATCGCCGCCGACCGTGAGCCTGGTAACTGGATGAGCCACGGCCGCACCTACGATGAGCAGCGCTATAGCCCACTGGACAGGGTGAATGCCGACAACGTCGGGCAGTTGGGCATGGCCTGGACCACCAAGCTGGATATCGACAGCGGCACCGAAGCCACGCCGCTGGTGGTCGATGGGGTGATGTACACCACAGGTGCCTTCAGCCTCGTCTATGCGATCAATGCGGCCACCGGCGAGTTGCTGTGGAAATACGATCCGAAAGTGCCCGCCGAAAACCTCAGCCAGGGCTGCTGCGGCCCGGTCAACCGCGGCGTGGCCGTGTGGCAGGGCAAAGTCTATGTGGGCAGTTTCGATGGGCGCTTGATTGCGCTGGATGCGGGCAGTGGCCAGCCGGTGTGGAGCGTCGACACCATCATTGATCGCAGTAAAAGCTACTCCATCACCGGCGCGCCGCGCATCGTCAAGGGCAAGGTCCTGATCGGCAACGGCGGTGCCGAATTCGGCGTGCGTGGCTACGTCACGGCCTATGACGCCGATAGTGGCAAGCAAGTATGGCGCTTCTACACCGTGCCGGGCGATCCCAAGCTGCCTGTGGAGAATGCCGCGATGGCCAACGCCATGAAAACCTGGGATGGCGATGGCTGGGTCAAGTGGGGCGGCGGTGGCACCGTGTGGGACTCCATGGCTTATGACCCACAACTGGACCTGCTCTACGTGGGCACCGGTAATGGTTCGCCGTGGAACTATCGGTTGCGCAGCAACGGCAAGGGCGACAACCTGTATGTGTCATCGATCCTGGCGCTACGCCCGGACACTGGTGAGTACGTCTGGCACTACCAGGTCACGCCGCAGGACCAGTGGGACTTCACCGCAACCCAACCGATGATCCTCGCCGATATCAAGATTGACGGCAGTGTGCGCAAGGTGCTCATGCAGGCGCCGAAAAACGGCTTTTTCTATGTGCTGGATCGCAGCAACGGCAAATTGTTGTCGGCGAACAACTTCGTCCCGGTGAACTGGGCCAGTGGCATCGACCTGCAGACCGGGCGACCGATCCTCACCGGCGCGGCGGATTATTCCAAAGCACCGAAGGTGGTCCAGCCCAGCTTTCTTGGCGGGCATAACTGGCACCCCATGTCCTACAGCCCGAAGACCGGCTACGTGTACATCCCGGCGCAATACACCCTGGCCGAGTTGAAGGCGGCCAAGGCCCCGCAGTTCCCGGGAAACAAATCGGTGGTCAACTTCGGCCTGGATGTGCCGGACCTGCCGGAAGACCCGAAAGCCCTCAAGCAGATCCGTGATGCCTGGAGCGGTGAGTTGATCGCCTGGGACCCGGTCAAGCAGCAAGCCGCCTGGAAACAACCCTACGTCAGCGCGGGCAACGGCGGCACCCTCGCCACGGCCGGCAACCTGGTGTTCCAGGGCACTGCCGACGGGCGAGTGGTGGCCTATCGTGCCGACACCGGCAAGCCACTGTGGGCGCACCGGGCCAATTCCGGGGTAATGGCGGGGCCGGTCACTTATACGGTCAATGGCGAGCAGTACGTGGCGTTTTCGGTGGGTTGGGGCGGGATCCTGCCGCTGTTGACCGGACCTCTGACCAACAAGGGCAAAGTGCGGGCCGAATCGCGAGTGATTGCCTTCAAGCTCGGTGCCACAGGCGAGTTGCCACCGCCCAAGGCCGCGCCGGTACTGCCGACGACCCGCCAGGTACTCACGGCGACGCCCAAGCAACTGCTCCAGGCGCGTGACATGTTCAATGGCCTGTGCGCCGGCTGCCATGGCCTGAACGCCATCAGCGGCGGGGTAGTGCCGGACCTGCGCTATCTGGATGACAACAAACACGCGGCCTTTCCCGCCTTTGTCAGCGGGGCGCTGATCAATAAGGGCATGCCGAACTTCTCCGACATTCTGCCGCGCGAAGACATGGAGTTGCTGCGCCAATACCTGGTCAAGCGTACCCAGGATCTGCACGCCGATCTCAACGCCGTTCACTGA
- a CDS encoding EAL domain-containing protein: MEKLNVGPKSSLEGTASNLSTARAYLLACSLLLLAMFLLVGVLLVSIAEHLNHDAGEHSRIDIENALLSVERVAGSTVKDYAFWGDAYVHLHQQVDVDWAFVRQNLGSTLFADLGFQGVFVVDPTGRTVYSVIDGQLQTVAVQDWLHIPIEPLLAQAREAAANSQSVTRLVQADGTPAVLAAAALTPGTDPGVKADGGPASVLIFIAKLEPQRLAALGQDFGVQGLRVAPAGRATADGPSLSLRDNGGVVQWTLDDPGHQLLVLIVPLVAVAGLIFGLMVWFILRRTTAAARIMDSNYATLQASRAALVVSEERFRDVAEAASDWIWEVDVHLRFTYLSDRFEAITGLVRSECLGRGLDDLLTSDQGALSIWFQEHARRANAIVQCNYLSGTGEVRICRLSVREIPGQGYRGTSSDITDEVAARRRIEYLSQHDALTGLANRTRMQEFLEGKLKASPTLDKPLVMLSVDLDRFKPVNDLLGHAAGDEVLNQVSRRLQGCLRGDDLVARIGGDEFVLVVAGVSSPLEVEGLCRRLIDCIEQPFYITEHEVFISASIGIAMAPADATLADELLRYADIALYEAKEGGRNTWRFYAGDMNARIIERRQLESDLRHAIKHGELRLDFQPRYRIEGKRLAGAEALVRWEHPLRGLLGPDVFIPIAEETGLILPLSNWVLHAACQVAAGWPEDVMISVNLSSTEFQRGHLVARVKSVLAETGLNPARLELELTESVMLNDEKVALSIMQGLKALGVRLLMDDFGTGYSSLSYLRSFPFDGLKIDRSFVGGLTSSGGDQSIIQAIVGLGRALSLTVTAEGVETVEQLKALKTVQCDEAQGFYLSLPMNAQAISALITQRMD; this comes from the coding sequence ATGGAAAAACTCAACGTTGGCCCCAAGTCGTCGCTGGAAGGCACCGCCTCCAACCTTTCTACCGCCAGGGCTTATCTGCTTGCCTGTTCGTTGCTGTTGCTGGCCATGTTTCTGTTGGTCGGGGTGTTGCTGGTCTCCATTGCCGAGCATCTGAATCACGATGCCGGCGAGCACAGCCGGATCGATATCGAAAACGCCTTGCTATCTGTTGAGCGGGTCGCCGGCTCTACGGTCAAGGACTATGCGTTTTGGGGGGACGCCTACGTACACCTGCATCAGCAGGTGGATGTGGACTGGGCATTTGTCCGGCAGAACCTCGGCTCCACGCTATTTGCCGACCTGGGTTTCCAGGGGGTTTTTGTTGTCGATCCCACAGGCCGCACGGTGTATTCGGTGATTGATGGCCAGTTGCAGACCGTTGCCGTCCAGGACTGGTTGCACATACCGATCGAACCACTGCTGGCCCAGGCCCGGGAGGCCGCGGCCAACAGCCAATCGGTGACCCGGCTGGTACAGGCAGACGGGACGCCGGCGGTATTGGCCGCTGCGGCGCTGACGCCAGGCACTGATCCGGGCGTGAAGGCCGATGGCGGCCCCGCTTCTGTATTGATCTTCATTGCCAAGCTTGAGCCGCAACGGCTGGCCGCATTGGGCCAGGACTTTGGTGTGCAGGGGCTGCGGGTCGCCCCAGCTGGCAGAGCGACGGCGGATGGGCCGAGCCTGAGCCTCAGGGACAATGGAGGCGTCGTGCAATGGACCTTGGATGACCCCGGCCACCAGTTGCTCGTGCTGATCGTGCCGCTGGTCGCTGTTGCCGGCCTGATTTTCGGCCTGATGGTCTGGTTCATCCTGCGCCGGACTACCGCCGCGGCACGGATCATGGATAGCAACTACGCCACCCTGCAAGCCAGCCGTGCGGCCCTGGTGGTCAGCGAGGAGCGCTTTCGTGATGTAGCGGAAGCGGCATCCGACTGGATCTGGGAGGTGGACGTTCACTTGCGGTTTACCTACCTGTCGGACCGTTTCGAGGCGATCACCGGGCTTGTGCGCAGCGAATGCCTGGGGCGTGGGCTCGATGATCTGCTGACATCCGATCAGGGCGCGCTGTCGATCTGGTTCCAGGAACATGCGCGGCGCGCCAATGCCATCGTGCAGTGCAACTACCTGTCTGGAACGGGTGAGGTGCGTATCTGCCGCTTGTCGGTGCGCGAGATCCCAGGGCAGGGGTATCGCGGCACGTCCAGCGATATCACCGACGAGGTGGCTGCCCGGCGGCGTATTGAGTACCTGTCGCAACACGACGCCTTGACCGGGTTGGCCAACCGCACGCGCATGCAGGAGTTTCTGGAGGGCAAGCTCAAGGCTTCGCCGACCCTGGACAAGCCGCTGGTGATGCTCAGCGTCGATCTGGATCGGTTCAAGCCGGTGAACGACCTGCTGGGCCATGCCGCGGGTGATGAAGTGCTCAACCAGGTCTCCCGTCGCCTGCAGGGCTGCCTGCGGGGTGATGACCTGGTGGCGCGCATTGGCGGCGATGAGTTTGTGTTGGTGGTGGCGGGTGTGAGTTCGCCGCTGGAGGTGGAGGGCCTGTGCCGGCGCTTGATCGACTGCATTGAGCAGCCGTTCTACATCACCGAGCATGAAGTGTTTATCAGCGCCAGCATCGGGATTGCCATGGCGCCGGCGGACGCGACCCTGGCCGATGAGCTTTTACGTTACGCCGACATTGCCTTGTATGAGGCCAAGGAGGGTGGCCGCAATACCTGGCGTTTTTATGCCGGTGACATGAATGCCCGCATCATCGAACGACGCCAACTCGAAAGCGATTTGCGCCATGCCATCAAGCACGGCGAACTGCGCCTGGATTTCCAGCCGCGCTACCGCATTGAAGGCAAACGCCTGGCCGGTGCCGAGGCATTGGTGCGCTGGGAGCACCCTCTGCGCGGGCTGCTGGGGCCGGACGTGTTTATTCCGATTGCCGAGGAAACCGGGCTGATCCTGCCGCTGAGCAATTGGGTGTTGCACGCGGCCTGCCAGGTGGCCGCTGGCTGGCCTGAGGACGTCATGATTTCGGTCAATCTGTCCTCCACCGAGTTCCAGCGCGGGCATTTGGTGGCGCGGGTCAAATCGGTGCTGGCCGAGACGGGCTTGAACCCGGCACGACTGGAGCTGGAACTGACCGAAAGCGTGATGCTCAATGACGAGAAGGTCGCCCTGAGCATCATGCAGGGGCTCAAGGCCCTGGGTGTGCGTTTGCTGATGGATGACTTTGGCACGGGTTATTCGTCCCTCAGTTATCTGCGCTCATTTCCTTTCGATGGGCTGAAGATCGACCGCAGTTTCGTCGGCGGGCTGACGTCCAGCGGCGGCGACCAGTCGATCATCCAGGCCATTGTCGGCCTGGGCCGGGCGTTGTCACTGACCGTGACGGCGGAAGGCGTGGAGACGGTTGAACAGCTCAAGGCATTGAAAACCGTACAGTGTGATGAAGCGCAAGGTTTTTACCTCAGCCTGCCCATGAATGCCCAGGCGATCAGCGCGCTGATTACGCAGCGCATGGATTAG
- a CDS encoding ArsR/SmtB family transcription factor has translation MRAFKHPSSEELTLERLLYALSDPVRLDIVRCLAEVEEASCGELDGGRPKSSMSHHFRVLRDAGLVHTRSVGTTHMNSLRADVLESRFPGLLASILAQQ, from the coding sequence ATGCGAGCCTTTAAACACCCCTCCTCTGAAGAATTGACCCTCGAACGTTTGCTCTATGCATTGAGCGACCCTGTGCGCCTGGACATCGTGCGCTGCCTGGCCGAGGTGGAAGAAGCCAGTTGTGGCGAGCTCGATGGCGGACGCCCCAAGTCCAGCATGTCCCACCACTTCCGGGTTTTGCGTGATGCCGGGCTGGTGCATACGCGCAGCGTTGGCACCACCCATATGAACTCGTTGCGGGCCGATGTGTTGGAGTCACGGTTCCCTGGGTTGCTTGCGAGCATTCTTGCCCAACAATGA